In Carassius carassius chromosome 19, fCarCar2.1, whole genome shotgun sequence, a single genomic region encodes these proteins:
- the pofut2 gene encoding GDP-fucose protein O-fucosyltransferase 2 — protein sequence MANERGTAVSAPFQYILRYYSVLILAVLSYKFTLAAEDDAFRAGQSILSPVAAASRDVRYLLYDVNPPEGFNLRRDVYIRMASLLKTLRKEGDWVLVLPPWGRLYHWQSPDIHQVRIPWGEFFSITSLQANIPVIEYEEFIAESGGPFIDQILVLQSYAEGWIDGKWEEKVDERPCIEKLMYSKDKQGYYRGWFWGYEETRALNVTCLSAQGHASILAPVLQNNLTTTSVMLDRAETVLHDHYAGKDYWDTRRSMVFAKHLRIIGDEFRAKYLNSTDKQDQTPYNEDWTRMKNRLGSAKGGPYLGVHLRRKDFIWGHREDVPSLKGAVKKIRSLMKKHKLQQVFVATDADGEELAKLKRMLPEMVRYEPTWEDLELLKDGGVAIIDQWICSHSRYFIGTSVSTFSFRIHEEREILGFDPKTTYNRFCGDDEKECEQPTHWKIVY from the exons ATGGCGAACGAGAGGGGAACGGCTGTGTCTGCTCCTTTTCAGTATATTTTACGATATTATTCGGTATTAATCCTTGCTGTTTTATCCTATAAATTCACTTTGGCTGCAGAGGACGATGCATTTCGTGCCGGACAGTCGATATTGTCTCCGGTGGCTGCAGCATCACGGGATGTTCG ATACCTCCTATATGACGTAAATCCACCTGAGGGTTTCAATCTTCGCCGAGATGTGTACATTCGCATGGCCTCTTTGCTGAAGACACTGAGGAAAGAGGGCGACTGGGTGCTTGTGCTGCCTCCATGGGGTCGTCTGTATCACTGGCAGAGTCCTGATATACATCAGGTTCGCATCCCTTGGGGGGAATTCTTCAGCATAACCAGCCTGCAGGCTAACATACCAGTCATTGAGTATGAGGAGTTTATTGCTG AGTCTGGGGGTCCCTTCATTGACCAGATCCTTGTGCTACAGAGCTATGCCGAGGGCTGGATAGATGGGAAATGGGAGGAGAAAGTGGATGAACGACCATGCATAGAAAAGCTGATGTACTCAAAAGACAAACAGGGTTATTATAG aGGTTGGTTTTGGGGTTATGAGGAGACCAGAGCATTAAATGTCACCTGCTTATCTGCTCAGGGACATGCTTCTATCTTGGCTCCTGTCTTACAAAATAACTTAACCACCAC GTCAGTAATGCTGGACAGAGCTGAAACTGTCCTCCATGATCACTATGCTGGGAAGGACTACTGGGAT ACACGGCGAAGTATGGTGTTTGCCAAACACTTGCGTATCATAGGAGACGAGTTTAGGGCCAAGTATCTCAACTCCACAGATAAACAGGACCAGACTCCGTACAACGAAGACTGGACCCGAATGAAA AACAGGCTGGGCAGTGCTAAGGGAGGCCCTTACCTGGGAGTCCACTTGCGTAGGAAGGACTTCATCTGGGGGCACAGAGAAGATGTGCCCAGCCTCAAAGGAGCAGTGAAGAAGATCCGTAGTCTCATGAAGAAGCACAAGCTTCAACAAGTCTTTGTTGCCACAGATGCAGACGGAGAAG AGCTAGCTAAACTGAAAAGGATGCTACCTGAGATGGTACGATACGAGCCCACCTGGGAGGACCTGGAGCTCCTGAAGGATGGAGGGGTGGCCATCATAGACCAGTGGATTTGTTCTCATTCTAG GTATTTCATTGGGACATCAGTTTCAACATTCTCTTTCAGAATACATGAGGAAAGGGAGATCCTAGGTTTCGATCCTAAAACCACCTATAACCGATTCTGTGGCGATGATGAGAAAGAATGTGAACAACCAACACACTGGAAAATTGTCTACTGA